A genomic segment from Mycoplasma sp. 1018B encodes:
- a CDS encoding heat-inducible transcriptional repressor HrcA → MSRKKDDSEKDLLLKYAIESYIETGEAISSKLLVEKYKLTMSSAKVRYILNELEQNQMLIKKHKSSGRIPSNQAYSYYINNLSVNNQTVLKNKMKDLFANRWNNIDNTLDESSNFINEIIDFALVTSQTNETDLLKSISLVPLSEIDATIILVDSNGKVYSKILHLINKNVKMNDIRIAVRIFKERLIDTRIVDLKTSVWNLRDIFSQSIKNYEEVLQNFVENIFNFEIEQKNYVYGKNKLILSEDINRTNLVKILDIMEKKSIWQTIEAENKDNDDSNIKILIDNNNTAIISKKLPYNSKIKEISAVGTKRMNYQKALVALQALEELIEEKTK, encoded by the coding sequence ATGTCAAGAAAAAAAGATGATTCAGAAAAAGATTTACTTTTAAAATATGCAATAGAAAGTTACATTGAAACAGGCGAAGCAATTTCATCAAAATTATTAGTAGAAAAATATAAATTAACTATGTCTAGCGCTAAAGTTCGTTATATTTTAAATGAATTAGAACAAAATCAAATGTTAATTAAAAAACATAAATCTAGCGGAAGAATTCCTTCAAATCAAGCTTATTCGTATTATATTAATAATTTAAGTGTTAATAATCAAACAGTGCTTAAAAATAAAATGAAAGATTTATTTGCTAATAGATGAAATAATATTGATAACACACTTGATGAAAGTTCTAATTTTATAAATGAAATTATAGATTTCGCACTTGTAACTTCACAAACTAATGAAACTGATTTACTTAAATCAATTTCATTAGTCCCATTAAGTGAAATTGATGCTACTATTATTCTTGTCGATTCTAATGGAAAAGTATATTCAAAAATATTACATTTAATTAACAAAAATGTAAAAATGAATGATATAAGAATTGCAGTTCGTATTTTTAAAGAACGATTAATTGATACTAGAATAGTAGATTTAAAAACTTCTGTTTGAAATTTAAGAGATATTTTTTCACAATCAATTAAAAATTATGAAGAAGTATTACAAAATTTTGTTGAAAATATATTTAATTTTGAAATAGAACAAAAAAATTATGTATACGGAAAAAATAAATTAATTTTATCAGAAGACATTAATAGAACTAATCTAGTTAAAATATTAGATATTATGGAAAAAAAATCAATATGGCAAACAATTGAAGCTGAAAATAAAGATAATGATGATTCAAATATTAAAATTTTAATTGATAATAATAATACAGCCATTATTAGTAAAAAATTACCATACAATTCTAAAATTAAAGAAATTTCTGCAGTCGGAACTAAAAGAATGAATTATCAAAAAGCTTTAGTTGCTTTACAAGCTCTAGAGGAATTAATTGAGGAGAAAACTAAATAA
- the rplU gene encoding 50S ribosomal protein L21 codes for MSAIIETGGKQILIKNEGQTIFVEKIEGNEGDIVTFDKVLLINEKIGQPYVANAFVKGIIKKQGKAKKIIVYRHNPKSTHKRKLGHRQPYTRLEITEIKG; via the coding sequence ATGTCAGCTATAATCGAAACTGGAGGCAAACAAATCTTAATCAAAAATGAAGGTCAAACTATCTTTGTTGAAAAAATAGAAGGCAATGAAGGAGATATTGTTACTTTTGATAAAGTTTTGTTAATTAACGAAAAAATTGGACAACCTTATGTTGCTAATGCGTTTGTTAAGGGTATCATTAAAAAACAAGGAAAAGCAAAAAAAATAATTGTTTACCGTCATAATCCTAAATCTACACATAAAAGAAAATTAGGTCATCGTCAACCTTATACTCGTTTAGAAATTACTGAAATTAAAGGATAA
- a CDS encoding nucleotide exchange factor GrpE: protein MTRNFWKIEEKDQIKFNLNVFDKNNNLIDELTQKDQDIILDQKNSLHQLLLNHEILNKEIIIDNIKNETQELKYVFEIIDFKKANDLNCEIENKNLKQNLEIKNKNVEDLLQKVKHLEYQLKLAIEDVKKAKESRIIERFTMPEEEIKNIKQYALQQFLEEFLDPYLTLKIAIESALNNNDLSVQNYAKGFTMVVNLIDEVLKNKGLSIIQPLINSEYDPETSKIIEQIVDNSLQNNTVIKIKQNGYKLFDRVIKPALVITSKKIIHKNKQNNKKRQKNL from the coding sequence ATGACAAGGAATTTTTGAAAAATAGAAGAAAAAGATCAAATTAAATTTAATTTAAATGTGTTTGATAAAAATAATAATTTAATAGATGAATTAACTCAAAAAGATCAAGATATTATTTTAGATCAAAAAAATTCACTACATCAATTGTTATTAAATCATGAGATTTTAAATAAAGAAATAATAATTGATAATATAAAAAATGAAACACAAGAATTAAAATATGTTTTTGAAATAATTGATTTTAAAAAAGCAAATGATCTAAATTGCGAAATTGAAAATAAAAATTTAAAACAAAATTTAGAAATAAAAAATAAAAATGTTGAGGACTTATTACAAAAAGTTAAACATCTAGAATATCAATTAAAACTTGCTATTGAAGATGTTAAAAAAGCTAAAGAATCTAGAATAATTGAGCGTTTTACTATGCCAGAGGAAGAAATAAAAAATATAAAACAATATGCTTTACAACAATTTTTAGAAGAATTTTTAGATCCTTACCTTACTTTGAAAATAGCTATTGAATCAGCATTAAATAATAATGATTTGAGTGTTCAAAACTATGCAAAAGGTTTTACAATGGTTGTTAACCTTATTGATGAAGTGTTAAAAAATAAAGGTCTTTCTATCATTCAACCTTTAATAAATAGTGAATATGACCCTGAAACATCAAAAATAATAGAACAAATTGTAGATAATTCATTGCAAAATAATACTGTTATTAAAATCAAACAAAATGGTTACAAATTATTTGATAGAGTTATAAAACCAGCCTTAGTTATAACTTCTAAAAAAATAATTCATAAAAATAAACAAAATAATAAAAAAAGACAAAAAAATTTATAA
- the rpmE gene encoding 50S ribosomal protein L31 — protein MKKDIHPTYFNVEVSCQTCGKNFSFKSTKKQFNVDVCSGCHVVYTGDRTKTKATGMIDKFNQRFAKSQQKQQNKK, from the coding sequence ATGAAAAAAGATATTCATCCAACTTATTTTAATGTAGAAGTTTCATGTCAAACATGTGGAAAAAATTTTTCTTTCAAATCAACAAAAAAACAATTTAATGTTGATGTTTGTTCAGGTTGCCACGTTGTTTACACTGGTGATAGAACTAAAACTAAAGCTACTGGAATGATTGATAAATTTAATCAAAGATTTGCAAAAAGCCAACAAAAACAACAAAACAAAAAATAA
- a CDS encoding AAA family ATPase gives MKLIKVEAHGFKSFADPISLKFNGGVAGIIGPNGSGKSNINDAIKWVLGERSAKELRGDNMEDVIFAGSKTAKAMDKAEVTLTFDNSEGLSSLPHKIITISRVLERGNGNNIYYLNGEICRQRDIKDIAMETGIGKSSLAIISQGTVSDIAEASPEERKAIFEEAAGVSKYKFRKKEALSKLEKTQIGLDQIALLINEIEKKLIPLRKQAEKAKIFIEKKEALKKVEVGLLVENISNFGQLYKQLNDELEGVLETKNDFENRIEKLTIKINQNQTIKIDEETELKKLSNELNEVNVRYNQIKIILAKQEEAHKLIANGQTRANTDEQIASYRALIENHGNRLKSIERDIATIEEKLNSNDKTIESFYLDINSVNIDITKKSNQLTKVETLLESLKKQKENYSLFSKGTKVILENKSFFGKALKGTVSELIKVDLEYVHAINAILGNAIQNIVVDKSETAVKAVNFLKNNNGGRATFIPLTSIQPKYVRDDLVLAIQGQSGYIGIAKDLVTVDPQYDILNKFLLGNVIVTSDIETANSISKILEHRYMVVTLDGDIIRAGGVITGGMQQNNETMLGIDKKIEQLELALPALKAEMHSLETKLSEITNKRHSALELSSQFKQQLHSLKVKKVTEQSLFDEFNLKYKNLTNKTIAFENIELSARSQEADLEILESQILSLTAQFKVKSETVDRLSSEIKHFTNNKDDLQASLNKLNNSFADKMTQKERSKFILEQSRDRLASEYKMTFENAQNQYSLEINKEEAEEFVKNLREEIDKLGSINLDALEELVQEEERYNQFSENQKELNAAKESLEIAIAEMDKIIVSRLNNIINDVNEEFNNVFNTMFGGGIARLFFNDPKNILDSGVDIEAQPPGKNIKNLKLFSGGEKSLIAISLLFAILKARPLPLCILDEVEAALDEANVVRYAEYLQKLKQKTQFLVITHRHGTMSRVDALFAATMQNRGVTTFFSIAIDEAKKLVADEKKDESELEKGKYSLFQQS, from the coding sequence ATGAAATTAATTAAAGTTGAAGCTCATGGTTTTAAATCATTTGCAGACCCAATATCATTAAAATTTAATGGTGGAGTGGCTGGTATTATTGGCCCTAATGGTTCTGGTAAATCAAATATTAATGATGCAATAAAATGAGTTTTAGGTGAAAGAAGCGCTAAAGAACTTAGAGGAGATAACATGGAAGATGTTATTTTTGCCGGTTCTAAAACTGCTAAAGCAATGGATAAAGCTGAAGTTACTTTAACTTTTGATAATAGTGAAGGTTTAAGTAGTTTACCACATAAAATTATTACTATCAGTAGAGTATTGGAAAGAGGTAATGGTAATAATATTTATTATCTTAATGGAGAAATATGTCGTCAAAGAGATATTAAAGACATAGCTATGGAAACTGGCATTGGTAAATCTTCTTTAGCAATTATTTCTCAAGGAACAGTGAGCGACATAGCAGAAGCTTCTCCTGAAGAAAGAAAAGCTATTTTTGAAGAAGCCGCAGGAGTATCTAAATATAAATTTAGAAAAAAAGAAGCTTTAAGTAAATTAGAAAAAACGCAAATAGGATTAGATCAAATTGCTTTATTAATAAACGAAATCGAAAAAAAACTTATTCCTTTAAGAAAACAAGCAGAAAAGGCTAAGATTTTTATAGAAAAAAAAGAAGCTTTAAAAAAAGTTGAAGTTGGTTTATTAGTAGAAAATATTTCTAATTTTGGTCAATTATATAAACAATTAAATGATGAATTAGAAGGTGTTTTAGAAACTAAAAATGATTTTGAAAACAGAATTGAAAAATTAACTATTAAAATAAATCAAAATCAAACGATTAAAATTGATGAAGAAACAGAATTGAAAAAACTTTCGAATGAATTGAATGAAGTTAATGTTAGATATAATCAAATAAAAATCATTCTTGCTAAACAAGAAGAAGCTCATAAATTAATTGCTAATGGTCAAACTAGGGCTAATACTGATGAACAAATAGCATCATATCGCGCCTTAATTGAAAATCACGGTAATAGATTAAAATCTATTGAAAGAGATATTGCTACTATAGAAGAAAAATTAAATTCTAATGATAAAACTATTGAATCTTTTTATCTAGATATTAATTCTGTGAACATTGATATTACTAAAAAAAGTAATCAATTAACTAAAGTAGAAACACTTTTAGAAAGTTTAAAAAAACAAAAAGAAAATTACAGCTTATTTTCTAAAGGAACTAAAGTAATTTTGGAAAATAAATCCTTTTTTGGTAAAGCATTAAAAGGTACTGTTTCAGAATTAATTAAGGTTGATTTAGAATATGTTCATGCAATAAATGCCATTTTAGGTAATGCTATACAAAATATTGTTGTGGATAAATCAGAAACTGCTGTAAAAGCTGTAAATTTTTTAAAAAATAACAATGGTGGAAGAGCAACTTTTATACCTTTAACTTCAATTCAACCTAAATATGTAAGAGACGATTTAGTTTTAGCTATTCAAGGTCAAAGTGGTTATATAGGCATAGCAAAAGATTTAGTAACTGTAGACCCACAATACGATATTTTAAACAAATTTTTATTAGGTAATGTAATTGTAACTAGTGATATTGAAACTGCTAATTCAATATCTAAAATACTCGAACATCGTTATATGGTAGTTACATTGGATGGTGATATTATAAGAGCTGGCGGTGTAATTACTGGTGGAATGCAACAAAATAATGAAACAATGTTGGGTATAGATAAAAAAATTGAACAGTTAGAATTAGCATTGCCTGCATTAAAAGCTGAAATGCACTCTTTAGAAACAAAACTAAGCGAAATTACTAATAAAAGACATTCTGCATTAGAATTATCTTCACAATTTAAACAACAATTGCATAGTTTAAAAGTTAAAAAAGTAACTGAACAAAGTTTATTTGATGAATTTAACTTAAAATATAAAAATTTAACGAATAAAACAATTGCTTTTGAAAATATTGAATTATCAGCTAGAAGTCAAGAAGCTGATTTAGAGATTTTAGAAAGTCAAATTTTATCCTTGACTGCACAATTTAAAGTAAAATCGGAAACTGTTGATAGATTGTCAAGCGAAATAAAACATTTTACAAATAATAAAGATGATTTACAAGCCAGCTTGAATAAATTAAATAATTCTTTTGCTGATAAAATGACACAAAAAGAACGTTCTAAATTTATTTTAGAACAATCTAGAGATCGCTTAGCTTCAGAATATAAAATGACTTTCGAAAATGCTCAAAATCAGTATTCACTTGAAATAAATAAAGAAGAAGCAGAAGAATTTGTAAAAAATTTAAGGGAAGAAATTGATAAATTAGGTTCTATCAATTTAGATGCTCTAGAAGAATTAGTTCAAGAAGAAGAAAGATATAATCAATTTAGCGAAAATCAAAAAGAATTAAACGCTGCTAAAGAATCTCTTGAAATTGCAATAGCAGAAATGGACAAAATTATTGTTTCTAGATTAAATAATATTATAAATGATGTTAATGAAGAATTTAATAATGTTTTCAATACGATGTTTGGTGGAGGAATTGCAAGATTATTTTTCAATGATCCTAAAAATATTTTGGATTCAGGCGTTGATATAGAAGCTCAACCACCAGGAAAAAATATTAAAAACTTAAAATTATTTTCTGGTGGAGAAAAATCATTAATTGCTATTTCCTTATTATTTGCAATTCTAAAGGCTAGACCATTACCATTATGTATATTAGATGAAGTTGAAGCTGCTCTTGATGAAGCAAATGTAGTTAGATATGCAGAATACTTACAAAAATTAAAACAAAAAACTCAATTTCTTGTTATTACTCATAGACACGGAACTATGAGTAGAGTTGATGCGTTATTTGCTGCAACAATGCAAAATAGAGGAGTTACTACATTTTTTAGTATAGCAATTGATGAGGCTAAAAAATTAGTAGCTGATGAAAAGAAAGATGAAAGTGAGTTGGAAAAAGGAAAATATTCTTTATTTCAACAATCATAA
- the rpmA gene encoding 50S ribosomal protein L27, which translates to MAHTKAGGSTRNGRDSRGQRLGIKLGDGQYCTAGSIIFRQRGTKIFPGTNVGIGKDDTLYSLINGYVKFEKRRNRTYASVYNERKN; encoded by the coding sequence ATGGCACACACGAAAGCCGGTGGTTCAACAAGAAATGGTCGTGATAGTCGCGGCCAAAGATTAGGTATTAAATTAGGCGATGGTCAATATTGTACAGCAGGATCAATAATTTTTCGTCAAAGAGGAACAAAAATTTTTCCTGGTACAAATGTAGGTATTGGTAAAGATGATACATTATATTCATTAATCAATGGATATGTTAAATTTGAAAAACGCAGAAATCGTACATACGCTTCAGTATATAATGAAAGAAAAAATTAA
- a CDS encoding YitT family protein has product MKNVFNKKNKNNIIDNAVQNEHKWNTYRICDIDINMTEMAQYNYKKLNSKNKEVRKQNIKLYIRRIFFIFLAALLFNFGVITFLSKAHTIPSGFTGIPTLIVFLVKNHWKDIDKLFALIYIIVNIPLFIIVGLEFKKTKIFPYFKINLKIKKSFLLLSLCFMIFQVVSNSILTIEVVNKFIVNLFNVAPGWTETIVVNRMELENHNTWPIFINGIIGSALLGIAIATAWKNGGSTGGSDFIAYYFTTKKKKSVSSILMVVSFTSSLIFLVIFSIINPHKPGVQMIYDANGTVSYQMLTTQRAWIGMREVSTIFYIFIANGIVGILYPKYKKMSIEISCSDPSKVIAYFIGIEYWHAYSISKVTSGYTGKEIYKIETTVLLLETKSIVRDLKRIDNSVWIKIKPVHSVIGNFKTSFVE; this is encoded by the coding sequence ATGAAAAATGTTTTTAACAAGAAAAACAAGAATAATATTATTGATAATGCTGTTCAAAACGAACATAAATGAAATACTTATAGAATTTGTGACATTGATATAAATATGACTGAAATGGCACAATACAATTACAAAAAATTAAATAGCAAAAATAAAGAGGTAAGAAAACAAAATATTAAACTTTATATAAGGCGAATATTTTTTATTTTTTTAGCTGCTTTATTGTTTAACTTTGGTGTCATTACTTTTTTATCAAAAGCGCACACCATTCCTAGCGGTTTTACAGGAATACCAACATTGATTGTTTTTCTTGTTAAAAATCATTGAAAAGACATAGACAAACTTTTTGCTTTAATTTATATTATTGTTAATATACCTTTGTTTATAATAGTTGGACTAGAATTTAAAAAAACGAAGATTTTTCCATATTTTAAAATTAACTTAAAAATCAAAAAAAGTTTTTTACTGCTTTCTTTGTGTTTTATGATTTTTCAAGTTGTAAGTAATTCAATTCTTACAATTGAAGTAGTTAATAAATTTATAGTTAATTTATTTAATGTTGCTCCCGGATGAACTGAAACAATAGTAGTAAACCGCATGGAATTAGAAAATCATAATACTTGACCAATTTTTATAAATGGTATTATTGGTTCTGCTCTTTTAGGAATAGCAATAGCTACTGCTTGAAAAAATGGGGGATCAACAGGAGGCTCAGATTTTATTGCCTATTATTTTACCACTAAAAAGAAAAAGAGTGTTTCAAGTATTTTAATGGTAGTTTCTTTTACTAGTTCATTAATTTTCTTAGTAATTTTCAGCATTATCAATCCACATAAACCAGGTGTACAAATGATATATGATGCAAATGGAACAGTATCATATCAAATGTTAACTACTCAAAGAGCATGAATAGGAATGAGAGAAGTTTCAACAATATTTTATATTTTTATTGCTAATGGAATTGTTGGAATTTTATATCCTAAATATAAAAAAATGAGTATAGAAATTTCTTGTTCTGATCCTTCTAAAGTTATTGCTTATTTTATAGGTATTGAATATTGACATGCTTATAGTATAAGTAAAGTTACAAGTGGTTATACAGGAAAAGAAATTTATAAAATTGAAACAACAGTTTTATTATTAGAAACTAAAAGTATAGTGAGAGATTTAAAAAGAATTGACAATTCGGTTTGAATTAAAATTAAGCCCGTACACAGCGTAATAGGAAATTTTAAAACTAGTTTTGTTGAATAA
- a CDS encoding SPFH domain-containing protein: protein MNIAAILIPILILLLLITFLALSIVIVRETNFLVIERLGKYNRTLKNGIHFKWPFIEKVVLKENFKEKVFDFPAQLVITKDNVTMLIDTVVFLKIMDAKLFAYGAEKPILAIENLTATTLRNLIGELELDESLTSRETVNGKLTSILEKESDAWGIHVKRVEIQNIKPPTEVQEAMIRQMRAEREKRAAILEAEGLKHSEILKAEAIKEKMILEAQGEKENQILLAQAQKEKEILFAQGQKQALELLNSVEINPAILQLKSIEQLSTLANGNATKIILPPNLGEITKIIATGSELIESKK, encoded by the coding sequence ATGAATATTGCAGCTATATTAATACCCATTTTAATTTTATTATTATTAATAACATTTTTAGCTTTATCAATAGTAATTGTAAGAGAAACAAACTTTTTAGTTATAGAAAGATTAGGAAAATATAATAGAACTCTTAAAAATGGTATTCATTTCAAATGACCATTTATTGAAAAAGTAGTTTTAAAAGAAAATTTTAAAGAAAAAGTATTTGATTTTCCAGCACAATTGGTAATAACTAAAGATAATGTAACTATGTTAATTGACACAGTTGTTTTTCTTAAAATTATGGATGCTAAATTATTTGCTTATGGTGCGGAAAAACCGATTTTAGCTATTGAAAATTTAACAGCTACAACTTTAAGAAATTTAATTGGTGAATTAGAATTGGATGAATCATTAACTTCAAGAGAAACTGTAAACGGTAAATTAACAAGTATTTTAGAGAAAGAAAGTGATGCATGAGGAATTCATGTTAAAAGAGTTGAAATACAAAATATTAAGCCACCAACAGAAGTTCAAGAAGCAATGATTCGTCAAATGCGCGCTGAAAGAGAAAAAAGAGCTGCTATCTTGGAAGCAGAAGGTCTTAAACATAGTGAAATACTTAAAGCTGAAGCTATAAAAGAAAAAATGATTTTAGAAGCTCAAGGTGAAAAAGAAAATCAAATTCTACTTGCTCAAGCTCAAAAAGAAAAAGAAATACTTTTTGCTCAAGGACAAAAACAAGCATTGGAATTATTAAATAGTGTTGAAATTAATCCGGCAATATTGCAATTAAAATCAATAGAACAACTTTCAACTTTAGCAAATGGTAATGCAACTAAAATTATTTTGCCTCCCAATTTAGGAGAAATTACCAAAATAATAGCAACAGGAAGTGAATTGATTGAATCGAAAAAATAA
- the rpsD gene encoding 30S ribosomal protein S4 has translation MSRYTGPVFKKSRRYGFSILETGKEFSKGRKRNYAPGQHGNKRVKLSDYGLHLYEKQKVKFLYGISEKQMQKYYKNAIKIKGVAGTNLLQLLESRLDNLVYRAGFASTRRQARQLVNHGHFEVDGHKANIPSMKINLNSVITLKEKSHKNAEIQKALETRVASQWLTVNKDKFTIKYDRMPERNELHTEIKENYIIEFYSK, from the coding sequence ATGAGTAGATATACTGGACCTGTTTTTAAAAAATCGCGTCGTTATGGATTTTCTATTTTGGAAACTGGCAAAGAATTTTCAAAAGGAAGAAAAAGAAATTATGCACCAGGCCAACATGGTAATAAACGTGTAAAATTGTCTGATTATGGTCTTCACTTATACGAAAAACAAAAAGTTAAATTTCTTTATGGAATAAGTGAAAAACAAATGCAAAAATATTACAAAAATGCCATAAAAATTAAAGGTGTTGCTGGAACTAATTTATTACAATTACTTGAAAGTCGTTTAGATAATTTAGTTTATCGTGCTGGTTTTGCTTCAACTAGAAGACAAGCAAGACAATTAGTTAATCATGGTCATTTTGAAGTAGACGGACATAAAGCTAATATTCCTTCAATGAAAATTAATTTAAATAGTGTGATTACTTTAAAAGAAAAATCACATAAAAATGCTGAAATTCAAAAAGCATTAGAAACTAGAGTTGCATCTCAATGATTAACAGTAAATAAAGATAAATTCACCATTAAATATGATAGAATGCCTGAAAGAAATGAACTTCACACAGAAATTAAAGAAAATTACATTATCGAATTCTATTCAAAATAG
- a CDS encoding DNA-processing protein DprA, with translation MKEIILYLTYKYKGNIKDIYNALINKESIDQNKLSEILLELENKNIDYITVFDENYPQELKSIKHSPYVLFYRGNLELLNSKKICLTADIDSNNCKLNINRNIKKIVNKHTLITTNFKNLDTFIIQEWRKQKGNIIFPLASGIDYDNDLILNDNELIISMYPPGTNPKLIRFKERNVLIALLADYLISFSAKNNSGIINLALCFANIGKEVYCFPGENVNDGNTFLIKSGANLITALADIYYYS, from the coding sequence ATGAAAGAAATTATTTTATATTTAACATATAAGTATAAAGGCAATATAAAAGATATTTATAATGCTTTGATAAATAAAGAATCAATTGATCAAAATAAATTAAGTGAAATTCTATTAGAATTAGAAAATAAAAACATAGATTATATTACTGTTTTTGATGAAAATTATCCGCAAGAATTAAAATCTATTAAACACTCACCTTATGTATTATTTTATCGTGGTAATTTAGAACTTTTAAATTCTAAAAAAATATGCCTTACAGCTGATATTGATAGTAATAATTGTAAACTCAATATAAATAGAAATATTAAAAAAATTGTTAATAAACATACTTTGATTACTACCAATTTTAAAAATTTGGATACTTTTATAATTCAAGAATGACGTAAACAAAAAGGTAATATCATTTTTCCGCTTGCTTCTGGAATTGATTATGATAATGATTTAATTTTAAATGATAATGAATTGATTATAAGCATGTATCCTCCAGGAACTAATCCTAAATTAATTCGTTTTAAAGAAAGAAATGTATTAATAGCTTTATTAGCAGATTATTTAATTTCTTTTAGTGCTAAAAATAATTCAGGAATTATTAATCTAGCATTATGTTTTGCAAATATTGGCAAAGAAGTCTATTGCTTTCCTGGGGAAAATGTGAATGATGGTAATACTTTTTTAATTAAATCTGGAGCTAATTTAATAACTGCTTTAGCAGATATTTATTATTATTCTTAA